A genomic region of Barnesiella viscericola DSM 18177 contains the following coding sequences:
- a CDS encoding helix-turn-helix domain-containing protein, which translates to MNQFKNLDIRIAKNLIGDIDYVDNDFIVLDDLSKFNIPNDSPIRLGAFTISLCLNGHITTDINMIRYDVQPGDMVITLPKDIIEHKDVSSDIRGIFFIVSQRFIEEAFPKIGEILPIFLYIPKYPKIELTANQCFNIQQFYDFFIQRLKDQSVYRDKMISSILQALIYYITGLLINSDKREKKERKEELLSKFIQLIIKHYKENRTLDFYAEKLFISTKYMSDIIKKTSGLTAHDWIDRYTILEAKILLRSTNKTIQEISNELNFPNHSFFSKYFKHHMGMTPKAYRQS; encoded by the coding sequence ATGAACCAATTCAAGAACCTGGATATAAGAATAGCAAAGAATCTTATAGGCGATATAGATTATGTAGATAACGATTTTATTGTACTGGATGATCTCTCTAAATTCAATATTCCCAATGATTCACCCATCAGACTTGGTGCATTTACAATAAGTTTGTGTCTTAACGGACATATAACTACTGATATCAACATGATAAGGTACGACGTACAGCCGGGAGATATGGTAATAACACTTCCTAAAGATATAATAGAACACAAGGATGTTTCGTCTGATATCAGAGGAATTTTCTTTATTGTTTCACAGCGTTTTATTGAAGAAGCTTTTCCGAAAATAGGAGAAATACTTCCAATTTTTCTTTATATCCCAAAATACCCTAAAATTGAATTGACAGCAAATCAATGTTTCAATATACAGCAGTTTTATGATTTCTTTATCCAAAGACTTAAAGACCAGTCAGTATATAGAGATAAAATGATAAGCTCGATACTGCAGGCTCTGATTTATTATATCACCGGCTTATTGATTAACTCTGATAAACGGGAAAAAAAGGAGAGAAAAGAAGAATTGCTGAGTAAATTTATTCAGCTGATAATAAAACACTACAAGGAAAACAGAACACTGGATTTCTATGCAGAAAAACTGTTTATTTCAACAAAATATATGTCAGACATTATAAAAAAGACAAGCGGACTGACAGCTCATGACTGGATAGACAGATATACCATTCTGGAAGCTAAGATTTTGTTACGGTCAACCAATAAGACAATCCAAGAAATATCCAATGAGCTGAATTTCCCTAATCATTCGTTCTTTTCAAAATACTTTAAGCATCACATGGGTATGACTCCTAAGGCTTACAGGCAATCTTAA
- a CDS encoding TolC family protein produces the protein MKRLLSGIFIILLSSFCYAQRVFTLDDCCRIAVENNKKMKLSDFSIKQAELQEKNVVAGFLPKLSASGGYLYANKDFSMELAPSLSAALDISNTYFAGVQLEQPVYMGGKIIAARNMSEIGTNMAVLNRKKNDSEIRIETEEAYWNVIKAKELYEVSIKYKNLVEELFNNIEKMNKTGMSPRNELLKVQVKLNEANLSMKRSENAIRLSKMALCHIMGIPLSDDIEISGTIEFEPAVFRNDEFIIENRSEYKLLSENINLKREQIKSVRSDYLPRIGLVAGYNYIDGVRMNGHKFLKDDIFSVMLAVKIPLFHWGEGHRKIKSAKIELQKAEVMRDEMIEKMQLEVTRNYNILNEAELEVELTENAFSYAEENLQESSKSFETGMETLANFLEAQASWQKAYFEVISAKINYHIAKSKYLNSIGGL, from the coding sequence ATGAAAAGACTTTTATCAGGCATATTTATAATCCTGCTATCATCGTTCTGTTATGCCCAAAGAGTATTCACTCTTGATGACTGTTGCAGGATTGCGGTAGAGAACAATAAAAAGATGAAACTGTCAGATTTTTCGATAAAGCAGGCAGAACTTCAAGAAAAGAATGTGGTAGCAGGTTTTCTTCCGAAACTGTCCGCATCGGGAGGCTATCTTTATGCCAATAAGGATTTTTCGATGGAACTTGCCCCTTCTTTATCTGCGGCCCTTGATATAAGCAATACTTATTTTGCAGGTGTACAGCTTGAACAGCCAGTTTATATGGGTGGCAAAATTATTGCGGCAAGGAATATGTCGGAAATTGGCACAAATATGGCTGTACTGAACCGGAAAAAGAACGATTCCGAAATCCGTATAGAAACGGAAGAAGCATACTGGAATGTAATTAAGGCCAAGGAACTATATGAGGTATCAATCAAATACAAGAACCTTGTGGAAGAGCTCTTTAATAATATTGAAAAGATGAATAAAACTGGTATGTCACCCAGAAATGAATTGCTCAAAGTACAGGTGAAACTGAACGAAGCCAATCTTTCCATGAAAAGAAGCGAAAATGCAATCAGACTGTCGAAAATGGCTTTATGTCATATAATGGGAATTCCTCTGAGTGATGATATTGAAATCTCAGGAACCATAGAATTTGAACCGGCAGTATTCCGAAATGATGAATTCATAATAGAAAACCGTTCTGAATATAAGTTGTTGTCTGAAAATATCAATCTGAAGAGAGAGCAGATAAAGTCTGTAAGAAGTGATTATTTGCCAAGAATAGGACTTGTAGCCGGATATAATTATATAGATGGAGTTAGAATGAACGGACATAAGTTTCTGAAAGATGACATATTTTCTGTAATGTTGGCTGTAAAGATTCCTCTTTTCCATTGGGGAGAAGGACACAGAAAAATAAAATCTGCAAAAATTGAATTGCAGAAAGCAGAGGTCATGCGGGATGAAATGATTGAAAAGATGCAATTGGAAGTTACAAGAAACTATAATATTCTGAATGAAGCTGAACTGGAGGTTGAACTTACTGAAAATGCTTTCAGTTATGCAGAGGAGAATTTGCAGGAAAGCAGCAAAAGCTTTGAAACAGGTATGGAAACATTGGCTAATTTTCTGGAAGCACAAGCCAGTTGGCAGAAAGCATATTTTGAGGTTATATCTGCAAAAATCAATTACCATATTGCAAAATCTAAATACTTAAATTCTATTGGTGGCTTATGA
- a CDS encoding efflux RND transporter permease subunit, whose amino-acid sequence MKSMAEYALENKALIKLFIAFLVIGGLWSFYSMSKMEDPEITVKQALVMTVYPGATAHQVELEVSDKLEKAIRQMGDIDYIESKSLNDLSLIKVVLKTTVPNGELEQKWDILRKKIVDVHTQLPTGASVPMVLDDFSAVYGMFYTLTADGFSDSDMIRYTNFIQRELINIEGIRNVQIYGTATPCINVNIDSKEMARLGISPIEILMTLQDQNRTVYSGFFNSGDERMKVMVPGNFRDLEDIRNLVLKGHDGNTFTLGNIADIEEDYEKPQRNKMKYDGKRAYGIAIAMESGYDILKIGKTVTEKIEELENGLPSGFKFNKVFYQPERVSDAIDTFIVNLIESVLIVIVILMLTMGFRSGVIIGTGLVITVLGSFVVLYFFDGTLQRVSLGAFIVAMGMLVDNAIVVVDGILVDSARGMKKPQSLVHTANITARPLLGATLIAIIAFMPVSLSPDMAGEYARDLFIVLAVSLLLSWILALVHVPIHSEHYLKIKTADDNTNIFNTPLYRKFRGVLTFLLHHKAGTIIGIVLLLIVSVCCFSFLPQTFFPDLTYNQIYMEYKMPEGTRIEKVEKDLEEIERYLKTNPAITHVTTSLGGTPARYNLVRSVADPSLRYGELIIDFKSHKDIDNCMQDLQEYMNRHYPDAFIRLKKYNTMYMEFPIEILVSGPDPGVLKELRNKIQDIMREEPSAMLITDNWDDPVINMDINFNQHNARRAGLGKTDIGLSLLSVTEGIPVGSLYDGSILKNIYLKNIGYNSLEDVTVNSMLPNITAVTEEESIQRMLMDPERKQLLIDRLTSGRPVKEISDSISFEWKDPVAYRYNGQRAVIVQCNNAYGFTAEDTRLALEKKINERIEFPDGYSMKWLGEYKASTDSNKYLFRSLPIAVIFMFAVLVFLFRDFKKPLIIFLCLPLAYIGIVMGIFVSGKPFSFVAVVGALGLIGMMIKNGVVLIDEITAQIKTGVEPVEALLSASSSRLRPVMMASGTTILGMIPLISDAMFGPMAVAIMGGLLVGTIITLMIIPVFYALFFNIKCD is encoded by the coding sequence ATGAAAAGTATGGCGGAATATGCCTTGGAAAACAAGGCCCTGATCAAGCTGTTTATAGCTTTCCTCGTTATCGGCGGTCTATGGTCTTTCTACTCCATGAGCAAAATGGAAGATCCGGAAATAACGGTCAAACAGGCTTTGGTCATGACTGTGTATCCTGGTGCAACTGCGCATCAGGTTGAACTTGAAGTGTCTGACAAGCTGGAAAAGGCAATACGTCAGATGGGAGATATAGACTATATTGAATCAAAATCACTGAACGACCTGTCTCTTATAAAGGTAGTTCTGAAAACAACTGTACCCAATGGCGAATTGGAACAAAAATGGGATATATTGAGAAAAAAGATTGTCGATGTTCATACCCAATTGCCTACCGGTGCCTCAGTACCAATGGTACTTGATGACTTCAGTGCTGTCTATGGAATGTTCTATACGTTAACGGCTGATGGTTTTTCAGACAGTGATATGATACGATACACAAATTTCATACAGCGTGAACTTATCAACATAGAAGGTATAAGAAATGTCCAGATATATGGAACTGCAACACCTTGTATAAATGTCAATATAGACAGTAAAGAAATGGCCCGTCTGGGAATTTCTCCAATTGAAATACTGATGACACTGCAAGATCAGAACAGGACAGTATATAGTGGCTTCTTTAATAGTGGCGATGAGCGTATGAAGGTTATGGTACCCGGAAACTTTCGTGATCTGGAAGATATCAGAAATCTGGTTCTGAAAGGCCATGACGGTAATACGTTCACTCTTGGAAATATAGCTGATATCGAGGAGGACTATGAGAAACCGCAGCGTAACAAAATGAAATATGACGGTAAAAGGGCTTACGGTATTGCAATAGCCATGGAATCAGGCTATGATATTCTAAAAATCGGAAAGACTGTAACCGAAAAGATTGAAGAGCTGGAAAACGGACTTCCGTCAGGGTTCAAGTTCAACAAGGTTTTTTACCAGCCTGAGCGTGTAAGTGATGCCATTGATACATTTATTGTAAATCTTATAGAATCAGTACTTATCGTTATAGTTATTCTTATGCTTACCATGGGATTCAGAAGTGGTGTCATCATAGGAACAGGACTGGTAATTACAGTTTTGGGATCTTTTGTAGTCCTATATTTCTTTGATGGAACTCTTCAGAGAGTGTCTTTAGGGGCATTTATAGTTGCCATGGGTATGCTTGTGGATAACGCAATAGTGGTTGTGGATGGTATTTTGGTTGACAGTGCGCGTGGTATGAAAAAGCCTCAGTCACTTGTTCACACGGCTAATATCACGGCACGTCCGCTTTTGGGAGCTACCCTTATTGCTATCATAGCTTTTATGCCGGTTTCGCTGTCCCCGGATATGGCCGGAGAATATGCCCGCGACTTATTTATCGTATTGGCCGTATCTCTGCTTCTCAGCTGGATTCTGGCACTGGTACATGTCCCGATTCATTCAGAACATTATTTGAAGATTAAGACGGCAGATGACAATACAAATATTTTCAATACACCATTATACAGAAAATTTCGCGGGGTGCTTACTTTCCTGCTGCATCATAAAGCCGGGACTATTATCGGAATTGTACTGCTGTTAATTGTCAGTGTTTGTTGTTTCAGTTTTTTACCACAGACATTTTTCCCGGATCTGACATACAACCAGATTTATATGGAATATAAGATGCCGGAGGGAACACGTATCGAGAAGGTTGAAAAAGATCTGGAAGAAATAGAGAGGTATCTCAAGACAAATCCGGCCATAACGCACGTAACCACATCTCTCGGAGGCACGCCGGCGAGATACAACCTTGTACGTTCAGTAGCTGATCCAAGTCTTCGATACGGAGAATTGATTATCGATTTCAAAAGCCATAAGGACATAGACAACTGTATGCAGGATTTACAGGAATATATGAACCGTCATTATCCTGATGCCTTTATCCGGCTAAAGAAATATAACACTATGTATATGGAATTTCCTATAGAAATTCTGGTCTCCGGCCCAGATCCGGGAGTTCTGAAGGAATTGAGAAACAAAATTCAGGATATTATGCGGGAGGAACCTTCTGCAATGCTTATTACAGATAATTGGGATGATCCAGTCATCAACATGGACATTAACTTCAACCAGCATAATGCCCGAAGAGCAGGACTTGGAAAAACAGATATTGGATTGTCATTGCTCTCAGTGACAGAGGGTATTCCTGTAGGTTCTTTATATGATGGCAGTATATTAAAAAATATTTACCTGAAGAACATAGGATATAACAGTCTCGAAGATGTTACTGTCAATTCTATGCTGCCTAATATTACTGCTGTGACAGAAGAGGAAAGTATCCAGCGAATGCTTATGGACCCTGAACGGAAACAGTTGTTGATAGACAGGTTGACATCCGGAAGGCCTGTTAAAGAAATATCGGACAGTATCAGCTTTGAATGGAAAGATCCAGTCGCCTACCGTTATAACGGACAGCGTGCTGTCATAGTCCAGTGTAATAATGCCTACGGATTTACTGCTGAAGATACACGCCTTGCTCTTGAAAAGAAAATTAATGAACGAATTGAGTTCCCTGACGGCTATTCCATGAAATGGCTGGGTGAGTATAAGGCAAGTACAGATTCTAACAAGTATCTTTTCAGAAGTCTGCCCATAGCGGTCATATTCATGTTTGCGGTTTTGGTATTTCTATTCAGGGATTTCAAGAAACCGTTAATTATTTTTCTGTGTCTTCCGCTTGCATACATAGGTATTGTAATGGGCATTTTCGTCAGTGGAAAGCCTTTCAGTTTTGTTGCTGTTGTAGGAGCTTTGGGATTGATAGGTATGATGATAAAAAATGGAGTTGTACTTATAGATGAGATAACTGCTCAGATCAAGACTGGCGTTGAGCCTGTTGAAGCCCTGTTGTCAGCTTCTTCATCCAGATTAAGACCGGTAATGATGGCTTCAGGAACTACTATCCTCGGTATGATACCTCTGATTTCAGATGCTATGTTTGGTCCTATGGCTGTAGCCATTATGGGAGGCCTTCTTGTTGGTACAATCATTACATTAATGATTATTCCTGTATTCTATGCTTTATTCTTCAATATTAAATGTGATTAA
- a CDS encoding DUF4121 family protein encodes MLQATKNKYTVETLKPLNILYDHEHWLTQQDVDMANGYVELIERTRSEKTPQIGDRLIYVDRYGKYYSNALIENNDEESGRISICEEPYIPFVWEQDANIRLSVSGGAFHHIDPKQLKFVRWTEGAFKDWGNCGACANGAVTFTAKVPLWSYSEPDPLYGDFTTETWRQYYLTKDTGPDARNLYQGYDMAFRTEEDFRQFLKDYEGTVFKGNWENQIVLWCFRHENRFLPQHEWDKIDAPAMERRLNFHPEQVKLVKDMDSHITYCYRIKPEIDNL; translated from the coding sequence ATGTTACAGGCAACAAAGAACAAGTACACGGTGGAAACACTCAAACCACTGAACATTCTGTACGATCATGAACACTGGCTGACACAGCAGGACGTGGATATGGCCAACGGCTATGTGGAACTGATAGAAAGGACACGCTCGGAAAAGACTCCACAGATAGGTGACAGACTCATCTATGTGGACAGATACGGGAAATATTACAGCAATGCCCTTATTGAAAACAATGATGAAGAGAGCGGTCGGATTTCCATCTGTGAAGAACCTTATATTCCCTTTGTATGGGAGCAGGACGCCAATATCCGGCTGAGCGTCAGCGGAGGGGCCTTCCACCATATTGACCCCAAGCAATTGAAATTCGTCAGATGGACGGAAGGTGCATTCAAGGACTGGGGAAACTGCGGAGCGTGTGCCAACGGTGCCGTCACATTCACGGCAAAAGTACCGTTATGGTCCTATTCCGAACCTGATCCGCTCTACGGTGATTTCACCACGGAAACATGGAGACAGTATTATTTGACCAAGGACACGGGTCCGGACGCACGCAACCTGTATCAGGGCTACGACATGGCTTTCAGGACCGAAGAGGACTTCCGGCAGTTCCTGAAGGACTATGAAGGAACCGTGTTCAAGGGCAACTGGGAAAACCAGATAGTACTCTGGTGTTTCCGACATGAAAACCGGTTCCTGCCGCAGCACGAATGGGACAAGATAGATGCCCCGGCCATGGAACGGCGTCTCAACTTCCATCCCGAACAGGTCAAGCTGGTCAAGGACATGGACAGCCACATCACCTACTGTTACCGTATCAAACCCGAAATTGACAATCTCTAA
- a CDS encoding DUF4313 domain-containing protein, producing MEKKYAIILFKGKEYLCGHEDGCHYDVSCPVRTFTEGEDDFKIQESGKNRSERTFRYHGKEFRLVTGFYPNGWPVLSLESPDNGELYTVLTVNLEDSPAFGIPDQAFIDINNNPEAMEFLIRNSLAEDTGYRRKSGWVEYPMAKLNLAELYRLSPESFENQE from the coding sequence ATGGAAAAGAAATATGCAATCATCCTATTCAAGGGAAAAGAATACCTGTGCGGACACGAAGACGGCTGCCATTACGATGTGTCCTGCCCGGTGAGGACATTCACTGAAGGAGAAGACGACTTCAAAATTCAGGAATCCGGGAAAAACCGGTCTGAAAGGACATTCCGGTACCATGGAAAGGAATTCAGGCTTGTCACCGGCTTCTACCCGAACGGATGGCCGGTTCTGAGTCTGGAATCACCGGACAACGGGGAACTATACACGGTGCTTACCGTCAATCTGGAAGACTCCCCGGCATTCGGGATTCCCGACCAGGCATTCATTGACATAAACAACAATCCGGAAGCGATGGAATTCCTCATAAGGAACAGCCTTGCCGAAGATACGGGATACAGACGCAAAAGCGGATGGGTGGAATACCCGATGGCCAAACTGAACCTGGCTGAACTGTACCGGTTGTCACCGGAATCGTTCGAGAACCAAGAATAA
- a CDS encoding N-6 DNA methylase has translation MYAIIPQQIPQDRRAEVNEKILFAIDSGKDLVPKESIYNCYTGTGGLHNLRQADFTSYHEYAEAKKEFEMGQFFTPHDICRNMMETLSPTSTEMVLDMCCGMGNFFNHLPNLHNAYGFDIDGKAVAVARYLYPEAHIEKCDIQLYNPEQRFDIIVGNPPFNLKFDYRLSQEFYMDKAYDVLNPAGILMVIVPLSFMQNEFWEKTRVAKINSNFSFIGQTRLDHSAFSPVGVQNFATKIMVFLRRSLHIEMQPYNAEEFVSMDELKKRIAEVRKMKHRLRFQLMRESNHIDKEELEQFEYRLAKYMYELKAHAVLNRHIEKAEALVSKFRNQKPPEGATREQIKEWERKKLTTGKVLGIIRRYITSQNVVPRKEVALVKTSYGFKLKQYAPRLLDKVTHKAAGINDIILGRAELPMPETVTEKNMRQIRAARKLIRRKQRQYETQNLQFAEMREDDGLKEYLDRTRFINKEGEVCEFTDLQKHDLNLVLQKRYALLNWQQGSGKTAAVYHRAKYLLKFRRARNVIILAPAIATNMTWVPFLTVNKERFRTIQNVRDLDHVPEGTFLVVSTSMLGKLKKGLMRFVRRTCGKLCLVFDESDEITNPTSQRTRNVLCIFRRIRYKILDTGTTTRNNIAELYSQFELLYNNSVNMICWSPQVYHENRDHEIEEENNPDYGTPFPAFRGHVLFRACHCPGKATVFGIEKQNQDVYNKDELSELIGKTVITRKFRDFAGEKYRVRTHTVRPSEGEHEVYRVIIEEFCRICELYYNSTGDTKKDAGLRLMRQIKLLIKACSVPHLIEGYYGDSYPSKTRYIERLIRTIPGKVAIGCTTLAAFDLYESYIREHFPDRPVFVVKGDVAFKKRQSIVTEFDSTINGILICTQQSLSSSVNIPTCNDVILESLQWNIPRMEQFYFRFIRLDSKEMKDVHYVTYEDSVEQNLMALVLTKERLNEFIKTGEVKEQSEIFEEFDITMSVIDSLLIRTQDSEGKIHISWGSQRITE, from the coding sequence ATGTATGCCATCATACCCCAACAGATTCCCCAGGACAGGCGTGCCGAGGTCAACGAGAAAATCCTTTTCGCCATAGACTCCGGCAAGGACCTCGTCCCGAAGGAAAGCATCTACAACTGCTACACGGGAACCGGAGGACTGCACAACCTCAGGCAGGCGGATTTCACCAGCTACCATGAATACGCCGAGGCCAAGAAGGAATTCGAGATGGGACAGTTCTTCACCCCGCACGACATATGCCGGAACATGATGGAAACCCTATCCCCGACATCTACGGAAATGGTGCTTGACATGTGCTGCGGCATGGGCAACTTCTTCAACCATCTGCCCAACCTGCACAATGCCTACGGATTCGACATCGACGGCAAGGCGGTGGCCGTTGCCAGATACCTCTACCCGGAAGCCCATATCGAGAAATGCGACATACAGCTGTACAATCCCGAACAGCGTTTCGACATCATTGTCGGAAATCCGCCCTTCAACCTGAAATTTGATTACAGGCTGTCGCAGGAATTCTACATGGACAAGGCCTATGACGTGCTCAACCCTGCCGGAATCCTGATGGTCATCGTCCCTCTCTCCTTCATGCAGAACGAGTTCTGGGAAAAGACCCGCGTGGCGAAAATCAACTCGAATTTCTCCTTCATCGGCCAGACCCGGCTGGACCATTCAGCCTTCTCTCCGGTGGGCGTACAGAATTTCGCAACAAAAATCATGGTATTCCTCCGCCGTTCCCTCCATATTGAAATGCAGCCCTACAACGCGGAAGAGTTTGTCAGCATGGATGAGCTGAAGAAACGCATAGCCGAAGTACGGAAAATGAAACACCGGCTGCGCTTCCAACTGATGCGGGAGTCCAACCATATAGACAAGGAAGAACTGGAACAGTTCGAGTACAGGCTCGCCAAGTACATGTACGAGCTGAAAGCCCATGCCGTGCTGAACAGGCACATCGAAAAGGCGGAAGCACTGGTGTCCAAATTCCGCAACCAGAAACCACCGGAAGGTGCCACCAGGGAACAGATAAAGGAATGGGAACGCAAGAAGCTGACCACCGGCAAGGTTCTCGGCATCATCCGCAGGTACATCACCTCGCAGAACGTGGTGCCGCGCAAGGAAGTGGCATTGGTGAAGACATCCTACGGCTTCAAGCTGAAACAGTATGCCCCGCGTCTGCTCGACAAGGTCACGCACAAGGCCGCAGGCATCAACGACATCATACTCGGAAGGGCCGAACTCCCGATGCCGGAAACCGTCACGGAAAAGAACATGCGGCAGATCCGTGCCGCCAGAAAACTGATACGGCGCAAACAGAGGCAATATGAGACCCAGAATCTCCAGTTTGCGGAAATGCGGGAAGATGACGGTCTGAAGGAATACCTGGACCGCACCAGGTTCATCAACAAGGAAGGTGAAGTCTGCGAATTCACGGACTTGCAGAAACACGACCTGAACCTCGTGCTGCAGAAACGCTATGCCCTTCTGAACTGGCAGCAAGGCTCGGGCAAGACCGCCGCCGTCTATCACCGGGCGAAATACCTGCTCAAGTTCCGGAGAGCAAGGAATGTCATCATACTGGCACCGGCCATCGCCACCAACATGACCTGGGTGCCGTTCCTGACTGTAAACAAGGAACGGTTCCGTACAATACAAAACGTCAGGGACCTCGACCATGTACCGGAAGGAACCTTCCTTGTCGTCTCCACTTCCATGCTCGGCAAGCTGAAAAAAGGTCTGATGCGTTTCGTCAGACGCACTTGCGGGAAACTGTGCCTGGTCTTCGACGAGTCGGACGAAATCACCAATCCCACGTCACAGCGCACAAGGAACGTCCTGTGCATCTTCAGAAGAATCAGGTACAAGATCCTCGATACCGGAACAACCACCCGCAACAACATCGCGGAGCTGTACAGCCAGTTCGAACTGCTCTACAACAACTCCGTAAACATGATATGCTGGAGCCCGCAGGTCTACCACGAGAACAGGGATCACGAAATAGAGGAAGAGAACAACCCGGATTACGGGACACCGTTCCCCGCCTTCAGGGGACATGTCCTCTTCCGCGCCTGTCACTGCCCGGGGAAAGCCACCGTTTTCGGCATAGAGAAACAGAACCAGGATGTCTACAACAAGGACGAGCTTTCCGAACTTATCGGCAAGACGGTCATCACCCGTAAATTCAGGGATTTTGCGGGAGAGAAATACCGGGTACGTACGCATACCGTCCGCCCCTCGGAAGGAGAACACGAGGTGTACCGTGTCATCATCGAGGAGTTCTGCCGCATCTGTGAACTGTACTACAACAGCACGGGAGACACGAAAAAGGATGCGGGGCTGAGACTCATGAGGCAGATCAAGCTGCTTATCAAGGCCTGTTCGGTCCCGCACCTGATAGAGGGATACTACGGTGACAGTTATCCTTCCAAGACCCGCTACATTGAAAGGCTCATAAGGACAATACCGGGCAAGGTTGCCATCGGATGTACCACATTGGCGGCCTTCGACCTCTACGAGAGCTATATCCGGGAACATTTTCCCGACAGACCTGTATTTGTGGTCAAGGGAGATGTAGCCTTCAAGAAACGGCAGAGCATCGTGACCGAATTCGACTCCACCATCAACGGCATCCTGATATGCACACAGCAGAGCCTGAGCAGCTCCGTGAACATACCTACCTGCAACGACGTGATACTGGAATCCCTGCAGTGGAACATCCCCCGTATGGAACAGTTCTACTTCCGTTTTATCCGTCTCGATTCCAAAGAAATGAAGGATGTCCACTACGTCACCTACGAAGATTCGGTCGAACAGAACCTGATGGCACTGGTACTGACCAAGGAGCGTCTGAACGAATTCATCAAGACCGGTGAGGTCAAAGAACAGTCAGAAATCTTCGAGGAGTTCGACATCACAATGTCTGTCATCGACAGCCTGCTCATCCGCACGCAGGACAGTGAAGGCAAAATACACATCAGCTGGGGAAGCCAGCGCATAACAGAATAA
- a CDS encoding efflux RND transporter periplasmic adaptor subunit produces the protein MKRLFMYLSAGIIILASASCKTDSGRKESSSVLVKTLTVGNRDSVEYVKYSGVINSEKEVTIAFKVNGQIAFLPENEGMSFRKGSIIATLDKHDFEVQYNAAKAVFEQSEKETKRIQALFENNTVSPNDYEKVIAANKVAEAKFNAAEDALRYTEIKAPFDCFISDIFKNSGEIVSAGMPVLLLKQEGGYKADISMALKDYNRLKNLIYAELVCGNLSTAITLKAQNRNASNGQLYNVSFDIPSEFSKVLSVGMNVDIRLAYSSTTPSLSLPASALFQDKGNTCVWKINNGKAACTPVKLIRIERETAFVRGLEPHDRIAITGIHSLSEGQTVEEMKEVSSTNIGGML, from the coding sequence ATGAAAAGATTATTTATGTATTTGAGTGCGGGAATTATTATTCTTGCATCAGCCTCCTGTAAAACAGATTCAGGAAGAAAAGAAAGCTCTTCTGTACTGGTTAAAACATTAACAGTAGGAAATAGAGACAGCGTTGAGTATGTCAAATACTCTGGAGTTATAAATTCGGAGAAAGAAGTGACCATAGCTTTTAAGGTCAATGGCCAGATTGCATTCTTACCTGAAAATGAAGGAATGAGTTTCCGTAAAGGCAGTATTATAGCAACATTGGACAAGCATGATTTTGAAGTCCAGTATAATGCTGCAAAAGCTGTATTCGAACAATCGGAAAAAGAGACGAAACGCATACAAGCCTTGTTTGAGAATAACACAGTCTCTCCAAACGATTATGAGAAAGTCATTGCTGCAAACAAAGTGGCAGAGGCCAAGTTCAATGCTGCTGAAGATGCTTTGAGATACACGGAAATAAAAGCTCCATTTGACTGTTTCATATCAGATATTTTCAAAAACAGCGGAGAGATAGTTTCTGCCGGAATGCCCGTTTTGCTTCTGAAACAGGAAGGTGGGTACAAGGCGGACATAAGTATGGCATTAAAAGATTATAACAGATTGAAAAATCTTATATATGCAGAACTTGTGTGCGGTAATCTATCTACCGCAATAACATTAAAAGCCCAAAACCGCAATGCATCAAACGGACAACTATACAATGTTTCCTTTGACATACCATCAGAATTTTCCAAAGTCCTGTCAGTCGGTATGAATGTAGATATAAGATTAGCATATTCAAGCACAACCCCATCATTATCATTGCCTGCATCGGCTTTATTTCAGGATAAAGGGAACACATGCGTATGGAAGATCAATAATGGGAAGGCTGCTTGTACACCCGTTAAATTAATACGGATAGAAAGAGAAACGGCATTTGTAAGAGGGTTGGAACCTCACGACAGAATAGCCATAACCGGAATCCATAGTTTGTCTGAAGGGCAGACCGTGGAAGAAATGAAAGAAGTGTCATCAACCAATATAGGAGGAATGCTATGA